The following is a genomic window from Methanothermobacter tenebrarum.
ATATGGTATCCGTCTTCCTTTGCGAGTTCTATGGCTTCTGGGGTTATCCTTGTGATTCCTGTAACCTCAACATCATCTAGGGTGCATTCTCGACCAAGTATAGCGTTTGCTAATATTACTGACTTGCATGCAGCGTCTAATCCTTCAACATCCTGTGTAGGGTCTGTCTCCGCTATTCCAAGCTCCTGGGCCTCTTTTAGTGTTTGTTCGTATGATGAGCCTTCGGCCGTCATCCTTGATAGGATGAAGTTGGTTGTACCATTAAGTATCCCTATTATAGATTCTATCCTAGAAGATGGGAGCGTTTCTTGGGCGAAGTTTATTATGGGCATGGCACCCCCAACTGAGGCCTCGAATTTAAAATTTACGTTATTTTCCCGGGCTAGGTCGATTAGTTCTTTGTAGAATAATGATAGGTGGCCTTTATTGGATGTTACAACATCCTTTCCATCTTTCATCGCCTTTGTTATGAGTGATTTTCCAGGTTCTCCTGTTATGATGTTTGTGGGTGTGACCTCTACGAGGCAATCATATTCGACCTCATCGAGTACTTGGAGGCCGTCTATGTTCTCATGGCCATGATCTGGGTAATAGGCTACGCTTCCCTTCTCTGATTTGACTTCTATGAGTTTCTGGGGGTCTAGTCCATCTTCTCGTATGGCAGCCCCTTTGGAGTCTGCGGCAGCCACTATATCAATTTTGAGGTTGTATTTTTTCTTTATTCTTTGTTGGGTTGAGCTTATAGCCTTTGCAACTCCTTGGCCAACAGCGCCAAATCCTATGATGGAAATTTTCATGAGAAAAATCCTCCGGATTCTCTAGACTTTTTATGTTTCTGTGATGACGAGTAAACCTTCCTTTGCCCCGATTTTGTGGATCTCGTCTTCTAGTAATTTTAAGCTTTTGTGTTCTGCTTCCATTGTAATTTTGATTGTTGATGTTGTGGTTGACATTTTAAGGGAGAGGTCGGCTACTTTAACACCTTCTAGGGTGTTTATATTATCCACTATGCCTTTTAGTTCTTCTTCTGAAATTTTACCTACTAGGATTGCGTTTACTTTTTCTTTGAGGGGTATGCCATCCTTTTCTATT
Proteins encoded in this region:
- a CDS encoding homoserine dehydrogenase; the protein is MKISIIGFGAVGQGVAKAISSTQQRIKKKYNLKIDIVAAADSKGAAIREDGLDPQKLIEVKSEKGSVAYYPDHGHENIDGLQVLDEVEYDCLVEVTPTNIITGEPGKSLITKAMKDGKDVVTSNKGHLSLFYKELIDLARENNVNFKFEASVGGAMPIINFAQETLPSSRIESIIGILNGTTNFILSRMTAEGSSYEQTLKEAQELGIAETDPTQDVEGLDAACKSVILANAILGRECTLDDVEVTGITRITPEAIELAKEDGYHIKLIAEISHDILRVGPRLVKETSPYAVDGTLNMATLRTDLAGEITVIGKGAGSLETASAILTDIINIWKSRQS
- a CDS encoding allosteric regulator of homoserine dehydrogenase, yielding MSLVLELQDVPGQLVAALEPIASVGANIVTIIHERDAKTGAFVPVQVTIEGDEKTLDLAIKKLTEKGIRIIEKDGIPLKEKVNAILVGKISEEELKGIVDNINTLEGVKVADLSLKMSTTTSTIKITMEAEHKSLKLLEDEIHKIGAKEGLLVITET